A genomic segment from Nicotiana tabacum cultivar K326 chromosome 9, ASM71507v2, whole genome shotgun sequence encodes:
- the LOC107761869 gene encoding zinc finger protein CONSTANS-LIKE 5, whose amino-acid sequence MGILRGGANCFSGGWGAAAAVAKPCEYCHLDAALVFCRTDNMFMCLGCDTRVHGNARHERVWMCEVCEQAAASVTCKADAAALCLSCDRDIHSANPLAQRHERIPVVPFYDPVESVVKSTAATLLVSINNSNSTSMTTTTTTAIAPDFSKVTACLRHHEEDYKFDPWISPNTMTTKLPVNTMEMKPMDFLFSDSENILDFDYSVSIDTNSQPNYNSANDSVVPVQSTIKPLPFQHQEKHFEIDFTQSHIKSYTTPSLSHSVSSSSLDVGIVPDGSSISEISYPFVRSVNSIIEMGSSAPAEKLIGMNREARVLRYREKKKNRKFEKTIRYASRKAYAETRPRIKGRFAKRNDSDGAGVDSDIDQIFSGAGFIANDSRYGVVLSF is encoded by the exons atggGCATATTGAGAGGCGGCGCAAATTGTTTTTCCGGAGGATGGGGTGCGGCGGCAGCAGTGGCAAAACCATGCGAGTATTGCCACTTAGACGCCGCACTCGTGTTCTGTCGAACAGACAACATGTTCATGTGCTTGGGCTGCGACACACGGGTGCACGGGAACGCCCGCCACGAACGCGTATGGATGTGCGAGGTCTGCGAGCAGGCGGCGGCCAGCGTCACGTGCAAGGCGGACGCAGCCGCCCTCTGCCTCTCATGTGACCGCGACATTCACTCTGCAAACCCTCTAGCTCAACGCCACGAGCGGATTCCCGTGGTCCCTTTTTACGACCCCGTCGAATCCGTCGTGAAATCCACTGCCGCCACGCTCCTCGTTTCGATTAACAACTCCAACTCCACGTCCATGACCACGACCACGACTACGGCTATAGCTCCTGACTTCAGTAAAGTTACAGCTTGTCTCCGACACCATGAAGAAGACTATAAATTTGATCCATGGATTTCTCCAAACACAATGACTACCAAACTTCCAGTAAATACAATGGAAATGAAACCAATGGATTTCTTATTTTCAGATTCAGAAAACATTCTTGATTTTGACTACTCTGTTTCTATTGACACAAATTCTCAACCCAATTATAATTCAGCAAATGACAGTGTAGTACCAGTACAATCCACAATAAAACCATTACCATTTCAACATCAAGAAAAGCATTTTGAGATTGATTTCACTCAATCCCACATCAAATCTTACACCACCCCTTCACTCAGTCACAGT GTGTCATCATCATCTTTAGATGTTGGAATTGTACCAGATGGGAGCTCAATTTCAGAAATATCATACCCTTTTGTTAGAAGTGTGAATAGCATTATTGAAATGGGAAGTTCAGCTCCAGCTGAAAAATTAATTGGAATGAATAGAGAAGCAAGAGTTTTAAGgtacagagaaaagaagaaaaatcgaaaatttgAGAAAACTATAAGATATGCTTCAAGAAAAGCTTATGCTGAAACAAGGCCAAGAATTAAAGGTCGTTTTGCTAAGAGAAATGATTCTGACGGCGCCGGCGTTGACTCCGATATTGACCAGATTTTCTCCGGCGCCGGTTTCATTGCTAATGATTCACGATACGGCGTCGTTCTTTCGTTTTGA